The sequence below is a genomic window from Bactrocera neohumeralis isolate Rockhampton chromosome 4, APGP_CSIRO_Bneo_wtdbg2-racon-allhic-juicebox.fasta_v2, whole genome shotgun sequence.
GGTGTGTACACACATTTACAGAATTGTACCCGATATTGCAGTTAGTTTTATCTATTTGCGCAGCATCTATtctaatttacataattcttgCATATGTCTACATGTGAATTGGAACATAgacataattgaatttattcaTATGTACTACTTGTAtaacactacatacatacaaaatttaataaaagctaTGGCTAACTTCAGATGAGCTTAATTTcatattgtatttatgtatatttaagagtGAGATGTAAAACGATCAGACTTGCTAAGCTTTTGTGAGTCATTTGTTCCAGCAGTTAATTCGCGGTCCATTTATAGAAGATTTGTCTAGAATAAATTGGCATCCCGCTCAAATTAATTTCAGCAATGCAAGAATGTCATTAACTTTCTAGCAATATCATCACCGATTTATGAACAACCCAGAACCATTTCTGCTTCCACGAAGTGTTCTTGATGCATtagaaacatatgtaaatgtacttCTGCCAACCAATTACAGAAAAATCGCCTTAATGTTCATAGATACTTGGGCATGCATGATTTCCTTGACGTTGCACTGCCGGAAATGCAAATTTGACCGGCAGCCATTGCCCTTTACAGGCGCCGTCTGAGCACCATGGATTACCTTTTATTATAATCTCCGTCCGTTTGCATAATCTGACAATTCAATTacttttctctatacttttttaCATTTCGAATTGCTATTTCTgcttatactcttgcaacatgttgctacagagtattatagttttgttcacctataCACGTATCACGTAAAACTTATTATAGATATAAGattatctatatataaatgattaggatgacgggacgagttgaaatccgggtgactgtctgtctgtccgtccgtccatgcaatgtacatatctcctaaaccactaaagctacaataaccaaaataCTTTGCACAAATATCATAAGAACTCCTAAGAATTCCCGGTCACTGCCCATATaatggtactgttcaaaactactaaaagctcaataaatcaataactaagtaTGCAACCTTATAACGAAAAATTGcacaaccaaaactgttcaagcacCTTAGTACCAAATATGTGGACCTTAAGTCAATGTATATCatatacaattcaaattcagaGATAACGCTTTCCTGACAGTGCATAAAAATGGGTTAAGTCGGGTCGATATTTCCCTGAGCCTAATATAcagatttttgaacttcttcttgactttatgctgcatacatcggccaatatttatgttatcccaatgaaaattacggaacgtgttttactcataacagtgtatgtttgtgcctaaaatagataaaattgggagAAAGTTTGACTTAGCCGTCATATAACTagtatcagaattttcgaacatccggcagactttactccatatgattggtgaatAAATCGGTCAGTATATGagttatacaatatatgtatagcgcatgtaaatataaaattgtttggatatttctctggctttgattcctgccaGTTGCAAGAGTATTCGGTTCGGTTGcacacgaacttagcccttccttacttgtttattttaattttgcaatgttCAAGCACGTAAAAGCCGACAGCCTCACGAATGGACATAGCGCACACTTCTGCTCTGGGCGCTACGTTTTTGATTGATAGGcgcactcacacatatgtaGATTTAAACATGAAAAGATTTGTATGACTATGCACTTGCATAGTCGTCGGCCCACATAGACCTTATTGTGCTGCAACAAGAGGCGGTGAAGCGGCTGTGGATTTGATAAACCAAACCGTTGCAATTAGCATCCAAACATACCGACGCTAAATCTTCTTGCCGTTTTGTATAACCACTAATTTTGGCCCATTATGCTTTTCCATTCAGCCAGCACATAAACAAGCCAAAGTACCTTGCTTGAAGGTCATTAAAAGTAGCTCCATTTTCAAAACCTAAAAATTACCATATATAcacccaataaaaaaaaaacaaaaaagttaaaagcttTTCCTTTTAATATGTGTGTCTTATTTTTAGGAaccagttttatttatttgaaaattgtataatttcgtattccttcttttttatttctatctttgaaattttctaattaaCAAAACTACTTACTTTTGGACTCATTACatataacaatatataaaatataaaacaagcaCTTGGTATAAAAATACAAGTAGGAATTGTGCCTTAAATTCTCATTAAACTAATAGGACAGCGATGTTTTCCAATATTTACCTcacttacaaatatttatctttgcatatatagtatgtatgtatgtatgcctatgtacatgtgtatgggTGGATGCGTATAACTGATACCAATTCACAAGTTATACATGTGTTAATACCCAGAATTTATGACAGCAACGCCATGGCACGCGCCAATCGCACGCGAAAATCACGATAAAGCATTTTGCCACCGACCGGCACTCGGCATAAATACATGTCGAGGCTCATAAGACACAGAGCCTTGCCGTTCATCGGGAACTTTTGCGGCAGCTCTGGTGTCACTTCCAGACCCTCCGACAGCGCCATATTAATTAGCCATTTCCAAACATCAGCGCGTGTCCAATCGCGCGGGTCTAATGGCAGGCCGTCGGAACCCAGTTGATACGGTAGGATCGTGTTAAAATTactatttctgttgttgttagtACTGATGCAGGTATCGTTGTTGCCTTTGCTATTATTATCATTGGTAGCAAGCGTGGTTGGAGTGTGCGCGGGTGTATGTGGCAGATGCAAGTAGGGATGTCTTAACGCTGTGCTCCGTTTCAGCGTCGGCGGCGAGTTCGTCTTGCTACTCCAAAGATGCTGCAACTCATTTTCATTGCGACAATTGGTGTCGACCTGTGAGAGGTCAAGCGGCGGCACGCGACCGGCGTATTTCAAAAAACTCGACTCGACTTGCATAGTTAATGGAGATTGACAAGTTCTGATGCAGTGGGTTACTAACTTCTTCACTAGACCGAGTTTCTGTaaagagaagaaaattaaaatattattttatatttgttgcagactgttacataaatatgtacattgtgcctcctaaactaaaaataataactattgCGAAATtcgtaaaagtaaataaagtttATGTTTAATAAGGCAgcgagaaaataaacaaataatttttatttttatttcaatggaGGAATCTAAAAACACTAAgaataaatattgttgaattcttTCTGAGCACAACAACTTTAATGCATTTAATTATTTGGAagattatttcgaaaaaagaccgaaaattattttttcggtCATTGTTGATGAGAAGCTTCTCCATTGCTGGAGAGATGAGCTTtgagaattgaaaaaattagaatctcttatattaattgattaagactcacaatttaattttattatgcaaattaaTGCAAACTCTTTCTAAATTTTGGACATTTAATTAATTCTGATTTAATTTGAATGGAACTATTGTAGTCACTCCTCGTTTTCTCATAGCTTTGAGGCTGCTCAATGGAATAACTTAGCAGGAAATTTTAATTAGAATCGAGTAATTACAACGACAGTACTCTTACTTACCAACGAGTAGATATGTTAAGCTCAAGCTATCACTTAATATACTTAGTTAATCTATGAAGAAAATCAAACAACTACACTTCAAGTTATACCTAACCCAATAACTTATTCAAATTATTCGACAATCACCACAGGAAAACAGTACCTGACGAATGACTCAGCTGAGTTGAAAGAGAAGATATCAGAGTGTTCTATAATTGACCCTTTAATCAAATCAGTATTTAGTATACTGATTAGtggaagaaaatatttcttgtaaaaacaGCTTTTATTCTTCTTTTCAATTTAATGGACACCGTTAAATTGTTTACATGTCCGGCTTTGAAACCCTCTTTAATGTACCACAACAGCAAAGAAAACTCCAACAAAGAGAACATAGCTTTGATAAATAAGCAATAATCGTAAATTACGATGACACCTACCCAAAGTCGTAGGCTGTCtgcgtttttttttctcttaactGCCCTTGCTGTACTGTTGTGTATACTTACTAGTACTGACATAAGCTGACATTCCACTGAATCACTAAAGGAAATGGAAACCCATAAAACGCTAATAAGTAGGTTTCAtgatttttataacattttacgTACGTATGATCGAAGACTtacacaatacatacatacgtatgtacatacatatataaatacgtaGCACAATGTGTGGTATGAATCACTTTACTTGGCATGAAATACATTTTAGCCACGGGATACAAACCTGAAAAGTCAACAGCATTGTCATCGTGTGAACAAATAGAGGTGTCATTTAGCTTTTGATCTTTTGGATAAGCGATTCATAGACTTTGGGCGCTCGGGGTACTGATGTTAGGCAAATATGcgataatatataattaatttcaattcttAAACTTTTCAATGGATTTGGTAGataaataaataccaaatttcaataatttagtctcgattattattattacgtttGTACACAATTTATGTCGTGTACCGAAATTTATTTTGAGTTTCTTAGAGCCGTTTTCACAGTGATTAGTTAACGAATGGTTGAAGATAACTAATTGGTTTTCATTTCAAAGTGAATTGTCAACCATTAGTTAACTCATCTCCCGGGCATTGGTTGACGATTGGTTAACAAACAGCTGTTCGAATgtcaaactatttatttttattaaaagaaaaataaaataaatctaaaaagcaATTTGGTGGGAAGTAGTGATCACAACAATGGAGTTCAGTGACAGTGACGACGATTACGAAGAGCTGCTAAAAGTGGTAATTTTCCGTCGGAAAAAAGAAATCCGGGAGCGATTTAATTTCTTTCGACTTTATGATGAAAAGGACTTTAGAGAGCGTTTCCGCCTATGCAAAGATGCTGCATGGGAAGTATTGCAGCTCATACATACAGCATGCTACCACAGGTATAGATTTTTTAACGCTTTGCCTGCCGATTTCTACATAACATTTTTCCTAGGAATAATGCGTTGTCGCCGGATCATATGTTGACGATTACATTGAGGTTTTATGCCACTGGCAGTATTCAGCAATTGATTGGAGATGTGTCAGGAGTGTCTACTAGCACAGTATCAAGAGTTGTTACTCTTGTTTCAGATAAAATAGCAAGGTTGCGAGAACGTTTCATACGATTCCCTAGTTTTTTAGACTTAGGAGCTTTTAAATCTGCAGGCGTGTATGTACTCCAATTTTTCGGTAGTAGCTGTGTTGGAATGTCTTCAAATTCCTCGCTCCCATCCTGAGATTGCATAGCACTGATGTTATTTGCTGCCTTATCTGCAAAACCATTAGTACATTATTAATACATTTAAATGATGGTATTTGAGTAACAGCATGAATGTAGACAAAGAAGTCTCCCAATTCAATAGCAGAATAATTAAGTAATTTCTTACCAATGCTAACGATAACATCCTCCGTTTTGTTTCGCAAAATCGTATGCAGATTCCATAAACTATATAAACATTACATCAATATCATTGGTGCAATTTTCAATGGCGGCCCTCCTCCTGTGGCTAAACTTTTTTTCGGCTGCTACCTTTTTCTTCAATTCCTTTTTCATGTTGAATATTTGGTACGCAGCATTTTTTCATCGGTAGAAATGAAGACGAGGTATATTCCTCCTAATtttgaacatttatttttcGCATCTACCGTAAAAGTATCGCTTTTTTTGCACTATCACATTTTTATGTGTTTCTATTAtagaaagtaataaatttacGTCGTTTTCACTGAAATTAATCTTTTTCGTCGccatttcaattgaaatttttaccaattgtgatatgaaataaaaacataaattgtaAAACTGTAATGTCAAGATCATATGTTTTCGGTGCTACCACACTTTTagccatttatttttataactaagCACTGTGAAAAACATTGCTTTAGTTAACAAACAGCTGTTGGTTACATTGACTAATAGTCAACCAATCGTTAACTAATCACTGTGAAAACGGCTCTAAGAGACAATTTAAAAACGCACATCGCGTTTTCCTTCTTGAGGTAAGGCCAGCAACCGTTGCGTTGCGTTAAACacacaaaacttaaatattataaaaaactgATAGAAGTAAAGTTTCAAGCGTTCACGCATGCGCCATTCACCTCAATTATCAAATGCTGCCGAAAGCAAAACAAGTGACGAGTACTGAGCCCTTTTCTCACCATCGGGCACTAATAcgaatatagtatattttacaAAACCCACGCTCAGTTGAAAATAACATGACAGAAAATAGTACTTAATCAATAAGACAGAATAgtaaattttgtaagaaaatttcatttgctaatatatatgttttacatatctacatatatactttaatcaacgcaaaaataattaagatttccaaaagaaaacaagtaagtaaGTGATAAGTTCGGCCTCATATAGTAGGCGTAGTTGCTGtacgattttgcccattttaaCCTAGAAATGGGAGGTGCCACGCCCTTCGCCTAATTTTTGCATTAGCTGTTTTAGGGGGTAAAATTCAATGTCTCTGGCGAATGtagttatttatttgatttatcgcgctttaagtaaattttaaaattactaaacCGATTAGGcgcggggccacgtccactttttcaaagttttcagcCCACAGGTTGCCCTTACTGCTGCATTTCTCTGTCCCAAAGTACAGTTCTACTTCTTAATTTACTGCTTAGTAacggcactttataggttttccttTAAGAGCGTTTTGTTGGCGTGGCACTGGTCCGGCTACGCCTATATACTAATTCCGCTTTCCTTTTTTGGCAAGAAACatgtgcaccaagtttcatcaagatatttaaatttttattcaagttacagtttgcatggacggacggatagacagacagtcaaccggatttcaacttttctcgtcatcctggtcatttacatatatttatatacatatgtatgtatatataacctaATATCTATGTTGCTTAGTTTTATGtgacaacatgttgcaagagtataattaCTTGCTACATCCTAGCTGTACGGAACAGAACAGTTAACAGTTATTCTTGCCCTAAAGGTAAACAACCACGTTTGCATATGTGTtcataaatatacttatacatatgtatactatatgagCGTATGAACTTCCTGTAGTTTGTTGATTCCCTTATTTAAATCTTATTCAAATTGTAAACCTCCTCGCCTTACAATTAATGTTGCAGGAAGCGCAAGCGCATAGGCACGCGTCATCTGCACTTCAACGCTTCCGTTGCACGCCACGTCACGCCGCAGTCCCGAAAGCAACCACCCGCATTCGATTTACACGTTCATACGTGTGCACTTATAGACATTGaagtatataaatgtttatgtatttacaatGTACTCGTGCACAGTACACAGCTACTACGgaaggaaagcaaaaaattgaaaaatgcatacatatggacTCCTGGTGCACTCCACAGCGGTTGTCGCTGACAGGATGTACTCACACAACAAACAATGACTTAAGGAAATCAACTTGTgtggatgtgtgtatgtatgtttgcggcATAAAGCAACAGTAATAATTCTACGCACTTCCTCCCGCACAACTGTCGCATTGCTCTCAAGCAATCGGTTAGTGAGCCGTCCGGTTGCAATATCTTGCTTTGACGCTTAAACAGCCTGCGGTTGCGGCTGTGACTTTCATTCGAATGTCAAGGGGAAAGTTTTTTTCGGAAATCGGAAGGgagaattttcaaaatgaagccacttggtttttatttatatttattcttcTGTTTACGATCTGCCCACAGCCACAGACACATCCACTTGAAcgcgtaaaaaatttaaattgtaatttcCACCTATTAAGTTTTGAAGTTCATTAAAAAGATTTGAAATTCGTAGCTTTTCCTCCGTTCTTCCAGCTGTAGAAGTATATGCCCATAGGTCCGtagataagtatatatgtacatatgtatatgtatgtatgtatgtacagctcTTCCAGTCgtaaatgaaatgttttgttgaaaatgaaaatgacgcGTTTCCTGCCATTTGGCAAGCACTTTCTGTTTGGCGTAATTTGCTGGCGGCGCTTCCGCCTTTATGTTTATCATTTCGAGCTTACAAATACAGGGGCATGCCAATATAAGTGAATGATATGCTAGAATGAATGGAACGAATGTTGACCATTGCTCAACTGAATATTTCAGCACATCAATCGGTTCGAGAGTTCTGTTTGGGGCCTTAGTAAttacaaactaaaaatataaaacaagagacgatgtctgtaatttttttgttaatattttcattCTCACAAGCAAATATCAAAATCACTCTCTAATGATCTAGTTCTAAGTGAGCTGTTCGACGTGTTTGGCTTATGTAGTATCTTCGACTCACTGTGCAATTGGTCAGTAATTACAAACTTAGTCGGTGCTTGAGAAGAGCTTTCCAAATACGATGACATTAGAAtcgaagtatgtacataaatgtaatgctacatatctacacatatgTAGCGCatgtttatgcatttttattatacgTAAATGAAGGCACAGGTATTATATGCGGTGAATGCCTCATTCGCTTATCCGGCCGACAGCTTCGCGGAGCCTCAATTATTTGCTTCCTGTGacagttttgttaattttgcaaaaactaaaaataaaacatacaaaCCTACTTTACTATAgcatttcttgttattttttatatgctgtgaaaagtaaatttttactttgaCGACTTCCTTGTGGTGACAATAAATAGGTACTTATTCAAAAataagatgtatgtatgtacatacatatacatatgtaatctcacaattaaattttaaaaaggttttGAAGTTTAAAGCCAACAAAGCTGTTAAACTTTTGTGAAatatgcacgtacatatgtatgtatgtacatatgtgttgaaGCAGTGTGGCATATCTGCCCATAAATACTCCACATAAAGGCAGAAATTGCTTTTgtcataaattaatttcattacaaCCTTGGTTTtagaaaattatgcaaatgtgcaataaacaaaatttttccatatttaatGGAATGTTTACTACATGTACctacatgcattcatacatacatacaactgcAAATATCACGAATAATCGAAGGTAATCGGCATCTCTTctcatttgcaaaaataaagcaGACAGATttaaacacacatatttatatgagtATGCACGAGTATATGGGATGCCCTTTAAAGTCAGTTCTTTGCAATTTTTCACCTATGCTGTCcgcttttatacatacatatgtatgtatgtatgcataagtaATTTAATGGGGCCGCTGACACCGATTTTGCCACTTCATGATTGCAAATATAAACATAAGCACTCGCCAGCAAAGGCGCTGAGATGATCACAATgactaatatatatacatatgtacatatgtatgtatgcatgtgcattTGCATACATATCAGTGCTAACTTAATTACACCCtcttttgtatttacatacatatgtatgtatgtatatagagaaTGTTGATGATTTCGAGGTTCTCATTCGGTTTgtctgttattttatttttacacttttgcaacatgttgccacagAGGCAGTGCAAGAACAGTTGTAggagaaaagttttgaaaaagtgggcgtggcatgccctctaataagtttaatgtatacatatgtacatatgtacttatatctcttaaaccactaaAACTACAAAAACCGAATTCAtttagcgcaaatattatatgAACTCCAACCGAAAGgatgaaaatgaatgaaactggatgataaccatcacatataacggtactgttaaaaactacctaaagcgcaataaatcaataaccaattactccagaaacattaaattttacctccgagatggtacGACAGGGAGTTAATGGAGCCGGAATCAAACTGGGACGATGGACGTAGCATCCCCCACTTTTAGatgaaaacacaattttaaatgtcATTTGATTCGTTCCTTTCGAGTGtataaatcaagaagcaattaatgtaacaggatacaatttttaaataatagttcctttagagtatgccaccttatggcaaaaaattgtccaaatcgaaccaaaacaagcctctaggtaccgaataaATGTACCCCAGTTTGTATAGTTGACTTtcgaccgaaaatatcggtcaataaaTGGGATATATAATTACAATTCAGAGATAATCCTTTCCTCacaatagtatgtctgtgtgagaatggttgaatcgggtcaatacttcccttagctcccatatacatgaaacaaagattttcgaactttcgggttACTATACCGCAAATTTCGGCTAATATGTGAGTTTTCTCAATGAGAAtaaaagagcgtgttttacttatTACAGTTTGTCTTTGTGGCTAAAATGAATAACATctggcgaaaacttgacctagcccccatataacaaacatataacATCCGTGttactttactccatatgattatCAATGGTATGTGAGGCACCTTACTGAATCTCagggaatattttattaatatgagGCATGTTAATAGCAACAGGTAAAATTGGGTGGATACTGCCCCCAACTACCTTATACTCCATATGTAtaat
It includes:
- the LOC126756099 gene encoding uncharacterized protein LOC126756099 → MQVESSFLKYAGRVPPLDLSQVDTNCRNENELQHLWSSKTNSPPTLKRSTALRHPYLHLPHTPAHTPTTLATNDNNSKGNNDTCISTNNNRNSNFNTILPYQLGSDGLPLDPRDWTRADVWKWLINMALSEGLEVTPELPQKFPMNGKALCLMSLDMYLCRVPVGGKMLYRDFRVRLARAMALLS